The following coding sequences lie in one Streptomyces albofaciens JCM 4342 genomic window:
- a CDS encoding heavy metal translocating P-type ATPase, whose protein sequence is MAGTTAQARVELAIGGMTCASCAARVEKKLNRMPGVSATVNFATEKARVEYGDGVSVDDLIATVEKTGYTARRPEPAEPAKTARAGTSEGSADETAAGNGAAAHDRELAGLRQRLTASVVLAVPVVLLSMVPSFQFDNWQWLCLTLAAPVVVWGAFPFHRAAWTNLRHGAATMDTLVSLGTLAAFGWSLWALFFGDAGAPGMRHGFDLTVARTEGSSAIYLEAAAGVTAFLLLGRYLEARSKRKAGAALRALMELGAKDVAVLRGGREVRVPVEQLAVGDRFVVRPGEKIATDGTVAEGRAAVDASMLTGESVPVDVAPGDSVTGATLNTSGRLVVEATRVGGDTQLARMAALVEAAQSGKAEVQRLADRVSAVFVPAVLVIAVGTLTGWLLATGDATASFTAAVAVLIIACPCALGLATPTALLVGTGRGAQLGILLKGPEVLESTRRIDTVVLDKTGTVTTGRMSLYEAVPAPGVTEDDLLRLAGALEHSSEHPIARAIAEGARERLGKLPEPESFENVAGLGVRGVVDGRSVLVGRERLLHQEAAEASSAGALPEALTAARDAAEAGGRTAVLVAWDGQPRGLLSVADTVKENSAEAVRRLRALGLTPVLLTGDNKAVADAVAAEVGIGEVIAEVLPEDKVAAVERLRGEGRSVAMVGDGVNDAAALAAADLGLAMGTGTDAAMEAGDLTLVRGDLRVAADAIRLARRTLATIKGNLFWAFGYNVAAVPLAAAGLLNPMIAGAAMAFSSVFVVSNSLRLRRFR, encoded by the coding sequence CGGCGGCCCGAGCCGGCCGAGCCCGCGAAGACGGCTCGGGCCGGTACCTCCGAAGGATCCGCCGACGAAACCGCCGCCGGGAACGGCGCTGCTGCTCACGACCGGGAGCTGGCCGGGCTGCGCCAGCGGCTCACTGCCTCTGTCGTGCTGGCCGTTCCCGTCGTTCTGCTGTCGATGGTGCCTTCCTTCCAGTTCGACAACTGGCAGTGGCTGTGCCTGACGCTGGCCGCGCCCGTCGTGGTCTGGGGCGCGTTTCCCTTCCACCGAGCCGCCTGGACGAACCTGCGGCACGGCGCCGCCACGATGGACACCCTGGTCTCCCTCGGCACGCTCGCCGCCTTCGGTTGGTCGCTGTGGGCGCTGTTCTTCGGCGACGCGGGCGCTCCCGGTATGCGGCACGGCTTCGACCTGACCGTGGCCCGTACGGAAGGCTCTTCCGCCATCTACCTGGAGGCCGCGGCCGGTGTGACGGCATTTCTGCTGCTCGGCCGATACCTGGAAGCCCGTTCCAAGCGGAAGGCCGGCGCCGCGCTGCGAGCGCTGATGGAGCTGGGAGCGAAGGACGTGGCGGTGCTCCGGGGTGGGCGTGAGGTTCGCGTTCCCGTGGAGCAGTTGGCTGTCGGTGACCGGTTCGTCGTACGCCCGGGCGAGAAGATCGCCACGGACGGCACGGTCGCCGAGGGCCGAGCCGCTGTGGACGCTTCGATGCTGACCGGCGAATCGGTGCCGGTCGACGTGGCTCCTGGCGACAGCGTGACAGGCGCGACGCTGAACACCAGCGGCCGCCTGGTGGTCGAGGCCACCCGGGTCGGCGGCGACACACAGCTGGCACGGATGGCCGCGCTGGTCGAGGCGGCACAGAGCGGCAAGGCCGAGGTGCAGCGGCTCGCCGACCGGGTCTCCGCCGTCTTCGTGCCCGCCGTGCTGGTGATCGCTGTCGGCACTCTGACCGGGTGGCTGCTGGCGACCGGCGACGCGACCGCTTCTTTCACGGCCGCCGTCGCCGTACTGATCATCGCTTGCCCCTGCGCGCTCGGTCTCGCGACGCCGACCGCTTTGTTGGTCGGTACGGGGCGCGGCGCGCAGCTCGGCATTCTGCTCAAGGGCCCCGAGGTACTGGAGTCGACCCGGCGCATCGATACCGTCGTGCTGGACAAGACCGGCACGGTGACCACGGGCCGGATGAGCCTTTACGAGGCCGTACCGGCACCGGGTGTCACGGAGGACGACCTGTTGCGGCTGGCGGGCGCGCTGGAGCACTCGTCGGAGCACCCGATCGCGCGCGCCATCGCAGAGGGGGCCCGCGAGCGCTTGGGGAAGCTGCCGGAGCCGGAGAGCTTCGAAAACGTGGCGGGCCTGGGCGTACGGGGTGTGGTGGACGGCCGCAGCGTCCTCGTCGGGCGCGAGCGGCTGCTGCACCAGGAGGCCGCGGAAGCGTCTTCGGCCGGGGCCCTGCCCGAGGCGCTGACCGCCGCCAGGGACGCCGCTGAGGCGGGTGGGCGGACGGCAGTACTCGTCGCCTGGGACGGGCAGCCACGCGGCCTGCTGTCGGTTGCCGACACCGTCAAGGAGAACAGCGCCGAAGCGGTCCGCCGGCTGCGCGCACTGGGGCTCACGCCCGTACTGCTGACCGGGGACAACAAAGCGGTGGCCGATGCGGTGGCGGCGGAGGTCGGCATCGGCGAGGTCATCGCGGAAGTATTGCCGGAGGACAAGGTCGCGGCCGTCGAGCGGTTGCGAGGCGAAGGCCGCAGCGTGGCGATGGTCGGCGACGGCGTCAACGATGCCGCCGCCCTGGCCGCCGCCGACCTGGGGCTGGCGATGGGGACCGGTACGGACGCCGCCATGGAGGCCGGAGATCTCACTCTCGTACGCGGTGACCTGCGGGTCGCGGCCGACGCCATCCGGCTGGCCCGCCGGACGCTCGCCACGATCAAGGGGAATCTCTTCTGGGCCTTCGGCTACAACGTCGCGGCGGTGCCGCTCGCGGCGGCCGGACTGCTCAACCCGATGATCGCGGGGGCGGCGATGGCCTTCTCCTCGGTCTTCGTGGTCAGTAACAGCCTCAGGTTGCGGCGCTTCCGCTGA